In Streptomyces sp. Li-HN-5-11, the sequence GGCCACGTTCTGGCCCATGTGGGACACCGTGGTCAAGACCTACCAGCACAACCCCCTGGTGTACTTCGAGCCGATGAACGAGCCCCACGGCTACACCGACGCCCAGTGGGCGGACATCGCCGCGAAGTGGCTGGCCACCTACCCGTCGGTGCCGCGCGACCGGGTGTTCGTCAGCGGCGCGGGCTACAACGACCACGTCACCTCGGTCTGCGCCGACCCGCGCCTGAAGGGCACCTACCTGTCGCTGCACCACTACGGGTTCTGGAAGGACTACGCCACCTACGACCAGTGGGTGGCCGACCTCAAGGAGCGCATCGGCAACTGCGCGAGCCGCACCGTCGCCGACGAGTTCGGCGCCCCCATGACCACCGGCCTCGACTACGACAAGCCGGCCCCGGACAACAACTACATCAACTTCATCCAGGCCGACACCGACACCTTCCGCCGGCTCAAGATGGGGTCCGTCTACTGGCCGGGCCTGCGCACCGACGACATCTACTCGATGCAGAAGCTGATCGGTGACGCCGCCCGGCCCTGGCTGGCCACCACCAACCAGTCCGGCGCCGACCGGCTGGCCTGGGGCTGGGGCCGCGGCAAGCCCGTCCAGCCCTGACCCGGACCCCGTAACCCGTCGGCCGGCCGCGACGCCCACGCACCGCGGCCGGCCGAACGTCTCTGCAAGTCGGTGATGACGGCGGGTTGAGGGTCCTTGTGCTCGGGTTGAGGGTCCTTGTGGTCGGGGGCGCCAGGCGACCCTCACACTGCCGGTCAGGGCCACGGGAGGGGAGCGCCGAGCCCAGGGGGCTGTGCCGCGCGCCCTCAGCCCGTCTTCCGCCCCCACCGCGTGTCCACGCGGGCCCACTCCTCGGCCCACTGGTCGAAGCGGCGGTGGTCGAGCCGTGCCCGTACGAGCTTGGCGCCGCCGATGACGAGACCCACGGTGGCCGTGCCGGCCCACAGGCCGCCCAGGAACGACTGGAAGGCGGTGTCGGCCGGGGAGGCGGGCTGGGCCGTCAGGGCGCCGTGCCCGTTCGTCCACACGGTGATGCGGGCGCCGGGCGTGGCGGTGGCCGGGACCCTCGTCCGGCCCGTGTGGGCCGTACCGTCCGCGTCGGTCCAGCGCACCGTCCCCCAGACGAGGGCGCCGCTCGCCGGCCGGGCGGCCCCGTGGGTCGCGTCCCGGGTGAGCAGGGCCGACACGGGGTGTGCCTGGGCACGGACCTGTTCCGCGTTCTGCTGCATCGCGCCCGCCGTCAGCAGCCCCGCCAGCAGACCGCCCACCACGGCGAGGACCCAGGCGGCGACCAGGATCCACGCCTCGACGACGTCACTGGTTCGCTTCAGCGGATTGCGCCGCCATCGCCACAGCCGCACTCCCGGACGACGTGTCACCTTCGACACCCCCTAGTGAGCACCGATGGCCTCTACATCCAGTGTCCTCCAGGGGCGATCAAAAGGCTCCTCCGGGTGCCCGGCAACCTGCGGCCGGTTCCGTCACTCGGGCGCGGGGTCCGGCACCGGGACCCGTCCGGGTTCCTGCTCCTGAGACGTGACCGGCAGGTGCGGGGTGATCAGCACGCGGTACACCAGGGCGCCGATCACGCCCCCGACCAGGGGCCCGACGACGGGCACCCACCAGTAGAGGTCGCCGTACTGGTCCCGCCAGGCGGTGCCGTAGCCCGTGACGAAGCTGGCGAGGCGGGGGCCGAAGTCGCGGGCCGGGTTGATGGCGTAGCCGGCGTCCGTGCCCCAGGCCATGCCGATCGCCACCACCAGGAAACCGATGATCAGCGGGGCGAGGTTGGCGCCGGGCGGGGTGTTGAGCAGGTCGGTGACGGCGAAGATCAGCAGTACGAGGATCGCGGTGCCGATGATCTGGTCCCGCAGGGCGCCCCACTCGCTGACCGGCAGTGTCCCGTTGCCGGGCAGGGTCGAGAAGACGCCCTGGGTCTTGATGGTGTGCCCGGGGTCGGCCTTGGCAAGGACCTCGCTGTAGTTCCAGCGCACCAGGAGAGCGGCCACGAAGGCGCCGAGGGTCTGCGCCAGGGAGTAGGGGACGACCTTGCGCCAGGAGAAGCCCTTGAAACAGGCCAGCGCGATGGTCACCGCCGGATTGAGGTGGGCGCCGCTGATCCGGGCGGCCACGTAGACGCCGAGCGTGACGCCGAAGCCCCACGCCCAGGTGATGCTGTCGTGATCTCCGATCCCCGCGGCCACTACCTGCGCGACCACGCCGACGCCGAACAGGATGAGGACCATGGTGCCCAGGAACTCTGCCGCGAGTTCGCCGATCAGTCCCCGCCTGGTCGTCGTACCGTCCGCCATGGGGGCACCGCCTTCCACTCGTCACGAGCCGGGTGCTCTTCGGCCGGGAGCGTACTGATGTACGGCTGGACGTCCAGGGGGCAAACGTCAAGCGGAACCCACTTCTCCGCTTGGTGGTGCTCGGCGTGGCTGCCGCGCGGGAGTCGCGCCGCCGGCCACGGGGCGGACGTGTGGCCGGCTTCGGACACGGATTGGTTAAGGCTTGCTCACGTATCGGTTGCCGTGTGGTGAGCGCGTCATGATGGGACCATGACGCTCGCCGCGCGCGCCCTCGCCCAACTGGCCACCTGGCCCGACCTGTCGGAGACGGTGCCCAGCTGCGGCACCGGGCAGGCGCTCAGCTCCGCCCATGGCGAGATAGCCCACTTCCATTCCGACCGCGACGTCGACCTCCACCTCACCGACCGGGCCATCCGGCGCCTGGCGGGCGACCTGAGGCGCTTCGGGGCCGTGGTGCGCGTGGTGCCGGGCTCTCAGTGGGTGACGGTCCGCCTCGACGCGTCCTCGGACGTCGATCTCCTCATGACCCTGGTGAGCGTGGCACTCCAGGCCCATCAGGGCGCATCGGGCGAGGGCCTGCCGCTTCCCACCGGCTGCAACGACGGCCGAGGGGTGGGATTTCTGCGCTCCTGACGGCCCGATCGGGCGGAGTGGCCGCCCGGGCCGCCGTCACACGGCGACGACCCGGATGCCCGCCTCCTCGAACCTCCGCACCGTCTCCGGCCCGGCCGCCGCGTCCGTGACCAGCGTGTCCACCGACTCGGCCGTACAGATGCGGGCGAAGGCGCGCCGGCCCAGCTTGCTGGAGTCGGCCGCGACGACGACGCGCTCGGCACGCTCGCACAGCAGCCGGTTGACGGCCGCCTCCGCCTCGTCACCCGCCGCCGCGCCGTACGTGACGTCGAAGGCGACCACGCCGAGAACCGCCACGTCGATGGTGATCTGGCCCAGCACCCCGTCCGCGAGCGGGCCGATGAGCTCGTACGACTGCGGGCGGGCCACGCCGCCGGTCACCACGATCTTGAACTGGGGCCGCACGGCGAGCTCGTTGGCGATGTTCAGCGCGTTCGTCACCACGGTCAGCGCCGGTGAACCGGCGGTGAGGTCGCCGCGCACGGCCAGGGCGCGGGCCACCTCCGTGGTGGTCGTACCGCCCGTCAGGCCCACCGCCTCACCGGGTGCCACGAGGTCCGCCACCGCCTTGGCGATCCGCTGCTTCTCGGAGGCGCGGCGCGCCGTCTTGTAGCGCAGGGGCAGCTCGTACGACACGCCGTGCACGATTGCACCGCCCCTGGTGCGCACCAGCATCTGCTGCTCGGCGAGCTGGTCGAAGTCCCGCCGGATCGTCGCGGCCGACACCCGCAGCTCGGCCGCCGCCTCCTCCACCTCGAGGCGGCCGCGCTCCACGAGCAGCTCCAGCAGCGCCTTCCAGCGGGCGTCGCGAGACATCCGCGGCCTCCGTTCCTCGTCTTCCGCGACCTTAGCGCACCCGCCACGCCCCGAAATGCTTGATGCTGTTCGAAACTCGGCGCTATCTTGCAGGAACAATCACCAGGAGGGTGTGCCATGACGTATGTCGAGGACGAGCTCACCAGCCAGCCCGAGTGCTGGGCCCGCGTCGCGGCCGAGGCCGCGGCACACGGCCGGGCGCTGCCGCGTCCGGGGGAGCGCGTCGCGATCGTCGGCTGCGGCACCTCGTACTTCATGGCCCAGGCGGCCGCCGCGCTGCGCGAGGGCGCGGGGCAGGGCGAGACCGACGCCTTCGCCGCCTCGGAGTTCCCCCACGGCCGCGACTACGACCGGGTCCTCGCCCTCACCCGCTCCGGCACCACCACCGAAGTGCTGGACGTGCTCGGGCGGTTGCGGGGGCGTACGCGCACGACGGCCGTCACCGCCGACCCCGCCACCCCCGTCATGGACGCCGCCGACGACGTCGTCGTACTCGGCTTCGCGGACGAACGCTCCGTCGTACAGACCCGGTTCGCGACCACCGCGCTCACCCTGCTGAGGGCCCACCTCGGCCTGCACACCGACGCCGTCGTCGGCGACGTCCGCACCGCTCTGTCCGCTCCGCTGCCCGAACGGCTCGTCGGGTGCGCGCAGTTCACGTTCCTGGGCCGTGGCTGGACCGTGGGACTGGCCAACGAGGCCGGCCTGAAGATGCGGGAGGCGTCGCTGTCCTGGACCGAGTCCTATCCGGCGATGGAGTACCGGCACGGCCCCATCAGCATCACCACCCACGACACCGCGACCTGGATGCTCGGCCCGGCACCGGAGGGGCTGGCCGAACAGGTGCGCGCCACGGGCGGCCGGTGGATCGAAGGCGAACTCGACCCGCTCGCCGAACTCGTCCGCGTCCAGCGGCTCGCGGTCGCCGTCGCCGAGGCGCGTGGCCTGGACCCGGACCGGCCACGCCATCTCACCCGCTCGGTGATCCTCACTCCCTGACGCGCCACCACCCGCCCCCACCGGAAAGGACAGGCCGTGCCGCTTGCAGCCACCGGCGAGCTGGTCACCCGCGCCGCCGCCGCGCGTTCCGCCGTCGCCGCCTTCAACATCATCACGCTGGAACACGTCGAGGCCGTCGTCGCCGGAGCCGAGGCGGCCGGCGCGCCGGTCGTGCTCCAGGTCAGCGAGAACGCGGTCAAGTTCCGCTACGGCCGGCTGCTTCCGCTGGCCCGCGGGGCCGCAGCCGCCGCCGAACGTGCCACCGTGCCCGTCGCGTTGCACCTCGACCACGTGCAGAGCGACGACCTGCTGCGCCAGGCTCCCGGCGCCGGCTTCAGCTCCGTGATGTACGACGCCTCCCGGCTGCCGTACGCGGAGAACCTGGCCGCGACCCGCGCCGCCGCCGAATGGGCGCACGCCAAAGGGCTGTGGATCGAGGCGGAGTTGGGTGAGATCGGGGGCAAGAACGGGCGGCCTCCCCTCGACGCGCACGCGCCCGGAGCCCGCACCGACCCCGCCGAGGCACAGGCGTTCGTCACCGAATCCGGGGTGGACGCCCTGGCCGTGGCCATCGGCACCACACACGCCATGACCGAGCGCACCGCGGCCCTCGACCACGACCTCCTCAAACGCCTGGCCGGCACGCTGGACGTCCCCCTCGTCCTGCACGGTTCCTCCGGCGTGCCCGACGGCGAACTGACCGCGGCCGTCACCGGCGGAATCGCCAAGGTCAACGTCGGCACCGCCCTCAACATCGCCATGACCGGAGCGATCCGGGCCTTCCTGGCCGCCCATCCGGAGGCGGTCGACTCCCGCACGTACCTGAGCGTGGGACGGGAGGCGATGGTGGGGGAGGTGCACAGGCTCCTGGGCGTGCTGGGCTGACCAGGCCGCCCGCGACCGACAGGACCAGGGGCCGACCGGCGGGTTCAGACCCGGGGCGCCCCCGACGTCACCCGGACCGTGGTCATCATGCGCTCCGTCTCCTCCCCGTCGGGCGCCACCGGAAACCCCGCCGGCTGATCGTCGCGTCCCAGCGAGAGCAGCCGCATCAGCGGCTGGTCCAGGTAGAAGGCCTCGATCGCCGCGTCAGGAACGCTGCGTCCCCAGGCGACGTCCTTCAGCCGGGCCCACGCGCCGGGATCCGTGGCGAGATGCCCGTAGAAGGAGCG encodes:
- a CDS encoding cellulase family glycosylhydrolase gives rise to the protein MRKTPAGPRFTPRLRAAFVAVAIAAISGTTIAGTPASAAPGGGTTQFRGVNWADPRDNYANDPVVLSGLSLSDSYAQTYAKASRVISAFRANLGANTVRLPINPYTVNGSYWKSYRGVIDAATARGFKVIVSYWEGTGAQKDGFIDDEATFWPMWDTVVKTYQHNPLVYFEPMNEPHGYTDAQWADIAAKWLATYPSVPRDRVFVSGAGYNDHVTSVCADPRLKGTYLSLHHYGFWKDYATYDQWVADLKERIGNCASRTVADEFGAPMTTGLDYDKPAPDNNYINFIQADTDTFRRLKMGSVYWPGLRTDDIYSMQKLIGDAARPWLATTNQSGADRLAWGWGRGKPVQP
- a CDS encoding MIP/aquaporin family protein, encoding MADGTTTRRGLIGELAAEFLGTMVLILFGVGVVAQVVAAGIGDHDSITWAWGFGVTLGVYVAARISGAHLNPAVTIALACFKGFSWRKVVPYSLAQTLGAFVAALLVRWNYSEVLAKADPGHTIKTQGVFSTLPGNGTLPVSEWGALRDQIIGTAILVLLIFAVTDLLNTPPGANLAPLIIGFLVVAIGMAWGTDAGYAINPARDFGPRLASFVTGYGTAWRDQYGDLYWWVPVVGPLVGGVIGALVYRVLITPHLPVTSQEQEPGRVPVPDPAPE
- a CDS encoding luciferase family protein; the protein is MTLAARALAQLATWPDLSETVPSCGTGQALSSAHGEIAHFHSDRDVDLHLTDRAIRRLAGDLRRFGAVVRVVPGSQWVTVRLDASSDVDLLMTLVSVALQAHQGASGEGLPLPTGCNDGRGVGFLRS
- a CDS encoding DeoR/GlpR family DNA-binding transcription regulator is translated as MSRDARWKALLELLVERGRLEVEEAAAELRVSAATIRRDFDQLAEQQMLVRTRGGAIVHGVSYELPLRYKTARRASEKQRIAKAVADLVAPGEAVGLTGGTTTTEVARALAVRGDLTAGSPALTVVTNALNIANELAVRPQFKIVVTGGVARPQSYELIGPLADGVLGQITIDVAVLGVVAFDVTYGAAAGDEAEAAVNRLLCERAERVVVAADSSKLGRRAFARICTAESVDTLVTDAAAGPETVRRFEEAGIRVVAV
- a CDS encoding sugar isomerase is translated as MTYVEDELTSQPECWARVAAEAAAHGRALPRPGERVAIVGCGTSYFMAQAAAALREGAGQGETDAFAASEFPHGRDYDRVLALTRSGTTTEVLDVLGRLRGRTRTTAVTADPATPVMDAADDVVVLGFADERSVVQTRFATTALTLLRAHLGLHTDAVVGDVRTALSAPLPERLVGCAQFTFLGRGWTVGLANEAGLKMREASLSWTESYPAMEYRHGPISITTHDTATWMLGPAPEGLAEQVRATGGRWIEGELDPLAELVRVQRLAVAVAEARGLDPDRPRHLTRSVILTP
- a CDS encoding class II fructose-bisphosphate aldolase; this encodes MPLAATGELVTRAAAARSAVAAFNIITLEHVEAVVAGAEAAGAPVVLQVSENAVKFRYGRLLPLARGAAAAAERATVPVALHLDHVQSDDLLRQAPGAGFSSVMYDASRLPYAENLAATRAAAEWAHAKGLWIEAELGEIGGKNGRPPLDAHAPGARTDPAEAQAFVTESGVDALAVAIGTTHAMTERTAALDHDLLKRLAGTLDVPLVLHGSSGVPDGELTAAVTGGIAKVNVGTALNIAMTGAIRAFLAAHPEAVDSRTYLSVGREAMVGEVHRLLGVLG